One genomic segment of Virgibacillus doumboii includes these proteins:
- the spoIIAB gene encoding anti-sigma F factor, translating into MKNEMFVEFASVSENESFARVAVGSFVAQLDPTMDELTEIKTVVSEAVTNAIIHGYNNEPSHHISISCILHDGEVELTIKDNGIGIGDVDEARQPLYTSKPEMERSGMGFTIIENFMDSIEVISSPGNGTTVNMTKQLSKSKTVSK; encoded by the coding sequence ATGAAAAATGAAATGTTTGTAGAGTTTGCCAGTGTGAGCGAAAATGAATCATTCGCCCGGGTTGCAGTTGGATCATTTGTTGCCCAACTGGATCCAACAATGGATGAATTAACCGAAATTAAAACAGTAGTTTCAGAAGCAGTAACAAATGCCATAATTCATGGATATAACAATGAACCAAGTCATCATATCTCGATATCCTGTATATTGCATGATGGTGAAGTGGAACTGACAATCAAAGATAATGGTATTGGCATTGGAGACGTGGACGAGGCCAGACAACCGTTGTATACATCAAAACCGGAGATGGAAAGGTCCGGCATGGGATTTACAATCATCGAAAATTTTATGGATTCCATAGAAGTTATATCCTCCCCCGGTAATGGGACAACCGTAAATATGACAAAACAATTATCAAAAAGTAAAACGGTAAGTAAATAG
- a CDS encoding site-2 protease family protein has protein sequence MDIYLLLYLVIIAAPVGTLIHETGHVIGARMFHADNVKLSIGTGRKISSFSFHKVRIMIRSIFFIGGMASSDRKTPYKTHEIVIIAMCGPLNNGVFACLLFFLYLVFPTSYLLLLLLFNLWVAIINLVPFQFKGKKSDGYTIYKALTRKSTQYE, from the coding sequence ATGGATATTTACTTGCTCCTGTATCTTGTAATTATTGCAGCCCCCGTTGGTACATTAATACACGAAACCGGACATGTAATCGGCGCCAGAATGTTTCATGCAGATAATGTAAAATTATCAATCGGGACAGGAAGAAAGATCAGCAGTTTTTCCTTCCATAAAGTCCGGATAATGATACGTTCGATTTTCTTTATTGGCGGAATGGCATCCAGTGACAGAAAAACCCCGTATAAAACACATGAAATTGTAATAATAGCTATGTGTGGACCATTAAATAATGGGGTATTTGCCTGTCTGCTGTTTTTTCTTTATCTAGTATTTCCAACTAGTTATCTGTTATTACTTCTACTATTTAACTTGTGGGTTGCAATTATTAATTTGGTTCCGTTTCAATTTAAAGGAAAAAAATCAGATGGTTATACAATATACAAAGCATTAACACGGAAAAGCACGCAATATGAATGA
- a CDS encoding D-alanyl-D-alanine carboxypeptidase family protein has protein sequence MRYAVIILCLLLSSFFYPEVGRAKPGVSANNAVLMEQSSGRVLVNKGAHDKQPIASITKIMTAIIAIESGKLNETVTVSERAVQEIGSSIYLEKGEKIKLEDLVYGLMLRSGNDAAVAISEHVGGSMEGFVHLMNKKARWLGMTNTSFDNPHGLDSEDHYSTAYDMALLMRYAMNNEQFREITKTENFKSENRAYSWQNKNRLLTQLYEYCIGGKTGYTKTAGRTLVTAAKKNDMTLIAVTLNGPDDWNDHIGMFEWGFEKYDMTTIDNRGKTKYNLNGSDNNAIGYLHHDIVLPLKENEQTAIESKSYILNNAPETTDEVIGKTIYFINSKPVMETPIYSEQNWNDYFFENILTVYQRIIGLK, from the coding sequence ATGCGTTATGCGGTAATTATACTATGCCTTCTTTTAAGCAGTTTTTTTTATCCTGAAGTTGGACGAGCGAAACCTGGAGTTTCGGCTAATAATGCTGTATTAATGGAACAATCATCTGGACGGGTACTAGTTAACAAAGGTGCGCATGATAAACAGCCAATAGCCAGTATAACGAAAATTATGACAGCTATCATTGCCATTGAATCGGGAAAATTAAATGAAACGGTGACAGTGAGTGAACGGGCTGTACAAGAAATAGGATCTTCCATTTATTTGGAAAAGGGAGAAAAAATCAAATTAGAGGATCTAGTTTATGGATTAATGCTTCGTTCTGGTAATGATGCAGCTGTAGCAATCAGTGAGCATGTTGGCGGGAGTATGGAAGGTTTTGTTCATTTGATGAACAAAAAAGCTCGCTGGCTCGGAATGACAAATACATCTTTTGACAATCCTCATGGTCTTGATTCTGAAGATCATTATTCCACTGCATATGACATGGCATTGCTTATGCGCTATGCGATGAACAATGAACAGTTTCGGGAAATAACAAAAACTGAAAACTTTAAATCTGAAAACAGGGCCTATTCCTGGCAAAATAAAAATAGATTACTGACACAATTATATGAATATTGTATCGGCGGAAAAACCGGTTATACAAAAACAGCCGGCAGAACCCTGGTAACGGCAGCAAAGAAAAATGATATGACATTGATTGCTGTAACATTGAATGGTCCGGATGACTGGAATGATCATATCGGAATGTTTGAATGGGGGTTTGAAAAATATGATATGACGACAATTGATAACAGAGGGAAGACAAAATATAACTTAAACGGTTCTGACAATAATGCAATAGGCTATTTACATCATGATATAGTATTGCCTCTTAAGGAAAACGAACAGACTGCGATTGAAAGCAAGTCGTATATTTTAAACAATGCTCCGGAAACAACAGATGAAGTCATTGGAAAAACCATCTATTTTATCAACTCGAAGCCAGTTATGGAAACACCAATATATTCAGAACAAAACTGGAATGATTACTTTTTTGAAAATATCCTCACAGTTTATCAACGGATAATAGGGTTGAAATAA
- the lysA gene encoding diaminopimelate decarboxylase yields the protein MIIDNHPFEINKQGHLEIGGIDSIELAKKYGTPLYVYDVSLIRENCRKFVDTFKDLGVKAQVAYASKAFSSIAMLQVVKQEKLSLDVVSQGELYTALQANFPPEKIHMHGNNKSIDELTMAIEYEVGCIVVDNFYEVELISSLLNKYNKTINVLMRVTPGVHSKTHHYIMTGNEDSKFGFNLHNGQADKAFQKLYNHDRIHFKGLHCHIGSQIFETDGFMQTAEMLFKKLQEWKSMYNYSPEVLNFGGGFGIRYTKDDKPLTFSTYVEELVATVKKHTAVLDIPAPEIWIEPGRAIAGNAGLTLYTVGSMKDIPGVRKYISVDGGMTDNLRPALYQAKYEGVLANKASQPAEDLVSVAGKCCESGDMLIWDLPLPAVENSDILAVFSTGAYGYSMANHYNRFPNPAVVFVENGQDKLVVQRESFRDVVQNDLSYE from the coding sequence ATGATAATAGATAATCATCCATTTGAAATAAATAAGCAAGGGCATTTGGAAATAGGCGGGATTGACTCCATTGAACTTGCAAAAAAATATGGCACTCCACTATATGTGTATGATGTTTCGCTCATACGTGAAAATTGCCGTAAATTTGTCGATACGTTTAAAGACTTAGGTGTAAAGGCACAAGTGGCTTACGCAAGCAAAGCTTTCTCATCTATTGCAATGCTGCAGGTTGTTAAACAGGAAAAGCTAAGTCTGGACGTTGTCTCCCAGGGCGAGCTGTATACCGCTTTACAGGCAAACTTTCCACCAGAAAAAATTCACATGCACGGAAATAACAAAAGTATTGATGAACTAACGATGGCTATAGAGTACGAAGTTGGTTGTATTGTAGTTGATAATTTTTATGAGGTCGAGTTAATAAGTAGTTTATTGAATAAATATAATAAGACAATAAATGTCCTCATGCGGGTAACACCTGGGGTTCATTCGAAAACACATCATTATATAATGACAGGAAATGAAGATTCAAAGTTTGGGTTTAATTTGCATAATGGGCAAGCTGATAAAGCATTTCAGAAATTGTATAATCATGATAGGATTCATTTCAAGGGATTGCATTGTCATATAGGTTCACAGATTTTTGAGACGGATGGATTTATGCAAACCGCAGAAATGCTATTCAAAAAGCTTCAGGAATGGAAGTCAATGTACAACTATTCCCCTGAAGTCCTTAATTTTGGCGGGGGATTTGGTATTCGGTATACAAAAGATGATAAGCCGCTCACCTTTTCCACATATGTAGAAGAACTGGTAGCTACCGTTAAAAAACATACAGCAGTACTTGATATACCAGCACCTGAAATTTGGATTGAGCCAGGACGGGCGATAGCAGGAAATGCCGGGTTAACATTATATACGGTTGGTTCTATGAAAGACATTCCCGGGGTCCGTAAATATATTTCGGTTGATGGAGGAATGACTGATAATCTACGACCGGCCCTTTATCAGGCAAAATACGAGGGTGTGTTGGCGAACAAAGCCTCACAGCCAGCAGAAGATTTGGTTTCTGTTGCAGGAAAATGCTGCGAATCGGGTGACATGCTTATCTGGGATCTTCCATTACCAGCTGTTGAAAACAGTGATATACTGGCTGTGTTTTCAACTGGTGCATATGGATACTCAATGGCAAATCACTATAATCGATTCCCAAATCCTGCAGTCGTTTTTGTGGAGAACGGCCAGGATAAATTGGTTGTTCAGCGGGAGAGTTTTCGCGATGTCGTTCAAAACGATTTATCGTACGAATAA
- a CDS encoding D-alanyl-D-alanine carboxypeptidase family protein — MKKFVLMASIIFSILLASTSSIYGEEKDDKKEQELNLAEDAKSAILIERDTGKILYNKNAHEKLPPASMTKVMTLLLIMEALDEGKIKKSEMIRVSDRAASMGGSQIFLESGEEMSVNDLLKGVAIASGNDASVALAERIAGSEEAFVKKMNEKAKELGLENTKFQNSTGLPAENHYSTVYDMAVMAKELLKYETITEYTSIYEDYLRKGEENEFWLVNTNKLVKFYAGVDGLKTGYTNEAKYCLTATAEKNNMRVISVVMGADTMKKRNAAVTQMLDYAFNHFETKNLYKKGETITKLQLLKAEENDVNVVASESVSTIHKKGESNGNVKASVELRDNFNLPLDRGEQVGELVVKSDGKVVSKTPLIIDHEVKPASYFTLFKRTMQNMVK, encoded by the coding sequence ATGAAAAAATTTGTTTTAATGGCTAGCATTATATTCTCTATTCTACTGGCATCTACCAGTTCGATCTATGGGGAGGAAAAGGATGATAAGAAGGAACAGGAATTGAATCTGGCTGAGGACGCCAAATCTGCTATACTTATTGAACGTGATACAGGAAAAATACTTTATAACAAAAATGCTCATGAAAAACTCCCCCCGGCAAGCATGACAAAAGTTATGACACTATTACTCATCATGGAAGCACTCGATGAAGGAAAGATCAAAAAAAGTGAAATGATCCGTGTCAGTGATCGTGCCGCTTCGATGGGAGGCTCCCAGATTTTTTTAGAATCCGGTGAGGAAATGAGTGTTAATGATCTGTTAAAAGGTGTTGCGATAGCGTCAGGAAACGATGCAAGTGTTGCACTTGCCGAGCGAATTGCCGGCAGTGAGGAAGCATTTGTCAAGAAAATGAACGAAAAAGCTAAAGAATTAGGCCTTGAAAATACAAAGTTTCAAAATTCAACGGGGCTGCCTGCCGAAAATCATTACAGTACCGTATATGATATGGCGGTTATGGCAAAAGAATTATTAAAATACGAAACTATAACGGAGTATACTTCGATTTATGAAGATTATTTAAGAAAAGGCGAGGAAAATGAATTCTGGTTAGTAAATACGAATAAATTGGTTAAATTCTATGCAGGTGTTGACGGGCTAAAAACGGGTTATACAAATGAAGCCAAGTACTGCCTGACTGCGACAGCGGAAAAAAATAATATGCGGGTAATTTCGGTGGTTATGGGTGCAGACACGATGAAGAAAAGGAATGCGGCGGTAACGCAAATGCTGGATTACGCATTTAACCATTTTGAAACAAAAAATTTATACAAAAAAGGTGAGACGATTACAAAACTGCAGTTACTGAAAGCTGAAGAAAATGACGTTAATGTTGTAGCATCCGAGTCAGTAAGCACCATTCATAAAAAAGGAGAATCCAATGGGAACGTCAAGGCATCTGTAGAGCTCAGGGACAATTTTAATCTGCCGTTGGATCGTGGAGAACAAGTTGGTGAACTGGTGGTAAAAAGCGATGGTAAAGTAGTGTCGAAAACGCCGTTGATTATCGATCATGAAGTAAAACCAGCATCATATTTCACATTATTCAAGAGGACTATGCAAAATATGGTGAAATAA
- a CDS encoding peptidylprolyl isomerase gives MMSTGYILMENGNRIEFELYPNEAPNTVANFEKLANSNFYDGLTFHRVIDGFVSQGGCPNGNGTGSAGYTIKCETEGNPHKHAEGSLSMAHAGKDTGSCQFFIVHEPQPHLDGVHTVFGQVTSGIEHAKAMKNGDVMKEITIYSE, from the coding sequence ATTATGAGCACGGGTTATATATTAATGGAAAATGGTAATAGAATTGAATTTGAACTTTATCCGAATGAAGCTCCAAATACAGTAGCAAACTTTGAGAAATTAGCGAACAGCAACTTTTATGATGGATTAACCTTTCATCGTGTGATCGATGGCTTTGTCAGTCAAGGCGGTTGTCCAAACGGAAATGGAACAGGCTCGGCAGGATATACGATAAAATGCGAAACAGAAGGTAATCCGCACAAGCATGCTGAGGGTTCATTATCAATGGCACATGCTGGTAAAGATACCGGAAGTTGTCAATTTTTCATTGTACACGAACCACAGCCGCATCTGGATGGTGTTCACACTGTATTCGGCCAGGTTACATCAGGTATTGAACATGCTAAAGCGATGAAAAACGGGGACGTAATGAAGGAAATAACGATTTATTCAGAGTAA
- a CDS encoding stage V sporulation protein AA yields MSQIVYLRMKKNVEMTYLKEVHLKDIAYISTSSSQLKRKLEKTPVYRVTKKDRNIVIIDSFLVIDHLSQEHENLEFQLVGPTHTIIRIKKHKKPPNKMIVVIVWLLLFIGTGMTIMNFHYDVSMQEVQQKLHFLLTGEENRYPLWIQIPYSFGLGIGMLLFFNHWFSKRFNEEPSPLEVEIFNYQQDLDQYVGYYENKLNDTKPFH; encoded by the coding sequence ATGTCACAAATTGTTTATTTGCGCATGAAAAAAAATGTGGAAATGACGTATTTAAAAGAGGTTCATTTAAAGGATATTGCATACATTTCGACCTCCTCCTCCCAGCTTAAGAGAAAATTGGAAAAAACTCCTGTATATCGTGTGACCAAAAAAGATCGTAATATCGTAATCATTGACAGTTTTTTAGTGATTGATCATTTAAGTCAAGAACATGAGAACCTGGAATTTCAACTTGTGGGTCCGACACATACCATCATTCGGATTAAAAAACATAAAAAACCTCCAAATAAAATGATAGTGGTTATCGTTTGGCTGCTTCTTTTCATTGGCACTGGGATGACCATAATGAATTTTCATTATGATGTCAGTATGCAGGAAGTTCAACAAAAACTTCACTTTTTACTTACGGGCGAGGAAAACAGGTATCCGTTATGGATCCAAATACCATATTCATTCGGTCTTGGTATAGGTATGCTGTTATTCTTCAATCATTGGTTTTCAAAACGATTCAATGAAGAACCAAGCCCCCTGGAAGTGGAAATATTTAACTACCAGCAGGATCTTGATCAATATGTCGGTTATTATGAGAACAAGCTGAATGATACAAAACCTTTTCATTAG
- the scpB gene encoding SMC-Scp complex subunit ScpB — MEINDLKAITEGLLFASGDEGITVKQLSRILDITETTVDHLLEELKYDYENTDRGIMIMQSHQLYHLTTKPEHSAYFKKLIETPQATRMSQAALETLAIIAYRQPITRTEIEDVRGVKSDRPVQTLIARSLIEEVGRRESVGRPVLFGTSKDFLTYFGLTSLEELPPLPENPNEEEIEQEADLFFEKFSEQLDSSNNN, encoded by the coding sequence GTGGAAATCAATGATTTAAAAGCAATCACAGAAGGGCTGTTATTTGCCAGTGGCGATGAAGGGATAACGGTCAAACAATTATCCCGAATTCTGGATATCACAGAAACAACCGTTGATCATTTGCTTGAGGAACTGAAATATGACTATGAAAATACGGATCGTGGAATCATGATCATGCAATCACATCAGCTGTATCATTTAACAACTAAGCCGGAACACAGTGCTTATTTTAAAAAACTTATTGAAACTCCTCAGGCAACAAGAATGTCACAGGCAGCATTGGAAACGCTTGCCATTATCGCATATCGGCAACCTATCACACGGACGGAAATTGAAGATGTCCGAGGTGTAAAAAGTGACAGGCCAGTACAAACATTAATTGCCAGATCACTGATTGAGGAGGTTGGCAGAAGAGAAAGTGTTGGCCGCCCGGTTTTATTTGGTACATCGAAGGATTTTTTAACGTATTTTGGCTTAACCTCCCTTGAAGAACTTCCTCCATTGCCGGAAAATCCGAACGAAGAAGAAATTGAACAGGAAGCGGATTTATTTTTTGAAAAGTTTTCGGAACAGCTGGATTCCAGTAATAATAATTAA
- a CDS encoding YjcZ family sporulation protein, whose product MGANYGGGFSLIVVLFILLIIVGAAWM is encoded by the coding sequence ATGGGTGCTAATTATGGCGGAGGATTTTCACTAATCGTTGTACTGTTCATTCTACTGATTATCGTTGGTGCTGCCTGGATGTAA
- a CDS encoding stage V sporulation protein AB, with product MIQNLFISLLEILIGLAGGLAVGGGFVAFLTVLGIIPRLIQLSRTDRFLQVYIASVILGSLFGTYMSFADVTWDQPTVLLVLWGVFHGIFNGMLAAALTEVLNVFPILSKRIRMDDKLLWFLMAIVFGKIAGSIFQWTIFVK from the coding sequence ATGATACAAAACCTTTTCATTAGTTTACTGGAAATTTTAATAGGATTAGCTGGTGGTTTGGCTGTTGGGGGCGGATTTGTTGCTTTTCTGACAGTTCTAGGTATTATCCCCAGATTGATTCAGCTGAGTCGGACTGACCGCTTCCTGCAGGTTTATATTGCCAGTGTTATTTTAGGATCTTTATTTGGGACATACATGTCTTTTGCAGATGTCACATGGGATCAGCCAACTGTACTTTTGGTTTTGTGGGGTGTTTTTCACGGCATTTTTAACGGAATGCTCGCTGCCGCATTAACAGAAGTATTGAATGTATTTCCAATTCTTTCGAAAAGAATCCGTATGGATGACAAATTGTTATGGTTTTTAATGGCAATCGTATTTGGAAAAATCGCTGGATCGATTTTTCAGTGGACCATTTTTGTAAAGTAA
- the sigF gene encoding RNA polymerase sporulation sigma factor SigF, protein MDVNVKHDNRKDSLSDEQVKEYIHRSQQGDQDARDILVEKNVRLVWSVVQRFINRGYDPDDLFQIGSIGLIKSIDKFDLSYDVRFSTYAVPMIIGEIQRFIRDDGSVKVSRSLKEIGNKIRKKRDELTKKMGRSPTVHEIAEALDITSEEVVHAEDAAKSPHSIHETVFENDGDPITLLDQIAEQDTKWFDKLTLQEAIRRLNERERLIVYLRYYKDKTQSEVAERLGISQVQVSRLEKKILREMKINMNQ, encoded by the coding sequence ATGGATGTAAATGTTAAACATGATAATCGTAAAGACTCATTGTCGGATGAACAGGTGAAGGAATATATCCATCGAAGTCAGCAAGGTGATCAGGATGCACGGGACATCCTTGTTGAAAAAAATGTCCGACTCGTATGGTCAGTTGTTCAACGATTTATAAATCGGGGGTATGATCCGGATGATTTATTTCAAATAGGCAGCATTGGACTAATCAAATCGATAGACAAATTTGACTTATCCTACGATGTCAGGTTTTCCACGTATGCGGTACCAATGATTATTGGAGAAATACAGCGATTTATTCGGGATGATGGAAGTGTTAAAGTAAGTCGGTCACTTAAAGAAATCGGAAATAAAATCCGCAAAAAAAGAGATGAGTTAACAAAGAAAATGGGCAGATCACCGACAGTACATGAAATTGCTGAAGCTCTTGACATTACATCAGAGGAAGTGGTTCATGCTGAAGATGCTGCAAAATCACCACATTCAATCCATGAAACTGTATTTGAGAATGACGGTGATCCAATCACATTACTGGATCAGATTGCCGAGCAGGACACGAAATGGTTTGATAAATTGACATTGCAGGAAGCAATAAGGAGATTGAATGAAAGGGAACGGCTAATTGTTTATTTGCGGTATTACAAAGATAAAACGCAATCCGAAGTAGCTGAGAGACTAGGAATCTCTCAGGTTCAAGTCTCAAGGCTTGAGAAAAAGATATTGCGTGAAATGAAAATTAATATGAACCAATGA
- a CDS encoding spore germination protein, with the protein MKKNQPKNPVYGKIDDNEAYMKDKIGIGTSFDLGFRELVILKKKIQIYYLTGLCDTSLVQQIMKKIIDINDKESNMRKVPEIIENRLVHQQVDKAKTLDEAVDQLLSGLIVIFVNGEKFAFIVDVRNYPGRTPQEPDTEHVVRGSRDGYTENIIENTALTRRRVRDARLRHEMLKIGERSKTDVCVAYLKDVADDGLLKLIKDRINAIEIDGIAMADKTVEEFIIERKWNPYPLVRYTERPDVAATHLLEGHILLMVDTSPSIIILPTTFFHHVQHAEEFRNTPAIGTFIRWTRFLAIMASIFLLPLWLLFVLDPTLLPKELAFIGPKEQGTIPIAVQIILADLGVEFLRMAAIHTPTPLSTAMGLIAAVLIGQIAIDVGMFGPEVILYIAVSAIGTYVTPSYELSVANKIIRFSLVIITGLFGMVGFTVGVTLFILFLIRIRSMRTPYLWPFIPFNPNAMVQILLRVPIPLSNERPSIVHPRNNYRQPIVKKERH; encoded by the coding sequence GTGAAAAAAAATCAGCCAAAAAATCCGGTTTACGGAAAGATAGATGACAACGAAGCATACATGAAAGATAAAATTGGTATTGGTACATCATTTGACCTCGGTTTTCGTGAGCTGGTTATTTTAAAGAAAAAAATCCAAATTTATTATCTTACCGGACTTTGTGATACATCACTTGTCCAGCAAATTATGAAGAAGATTATAGATATTAATGATAAAGAAAGTAACATGAGGAAAGTACCGGAGATTATAGAAAATCGCCTGGTACATCAGCAAGTTGATAAAGCGAAAACATTGGATGAGGCGGTAGACCAGTTATTATCCGGTTTAATCGTCATATTTGTTAATGGTGAAAAATTCGCATTTATTGTTGATGTACGTAACTATCCTGGTCGTACACCACAGGAGCCTGATACAGAGCATGTTGTTCGGGGTTCCAGAGATGGATATACCGAAAATATCATTGAAAATACTGCTTTAACAAGAAGAAGAGTAAGGGATGCCAGGCTCCGTCATGAAATGCTGAAGATTGGTGAACGTTCCAAAACAGATGTCTGTGTTGCCTATTTAAAGGATGTTGCTGATGATGGGCTTCTCAAGTTAATAAAGGATAGAATAAACGCAATTGAAATTGACGGGATTGCAATGGCCGATAAAACAGTGGAAGAATTTATTATTGAACGTAAATGGAATCCGTATCCACTGGTAAGATATACGGAAAGACCTGATGTTGCCGCAACCCATTTATTGGAGGGGCACATCTTATTAATGGTTGATACATCACCAAGTATAATTATTTTACCGACAACGTTTTTCCATCATGTTCAGCACGCAGAGGAATTTCGTAACACACCGGCAATTGGAACGTTTATAAGATGGACACGATTTTTAGCTATTATGGCTTCGATATTTCTGCTTCCATTATGGTTGCTGTTTGTCCTGGATCCGACTTTGCTGCCAAAGGAATTGGCATTTATCGGGCCGAAAGAACAGGGGACTATCCCGATAGCGGTACAGATTATTTTAGCTGATTTGGGAGTTGAATTTTTACGAATGGCCGCTATTCATACTCCAACACCATTATCAACCGCGATGGGGCTGATTGCCGCAGTTTTAATCGGTCAGATTGCTATTGATGTTGGAATGTTTGGTCCTGAGGTAATTTTATATATAGCTGTAAGTGCTATCGGGACATATGTTACACCAAGCTATGAATTGAGTGTCGCCAATAAAATAATCCGATTTTCGCTGGTAATTATAACAGGTTTATTTGGGATGGTTGGATTTACAGTCGGGGTAACCCTATTCATTTTATTCCTGATTCGAATAAGGTCAATGCGAACACCATATTTATGGCCGTTTATCCCATTTAACCCAAATGCAATGGTGCAAATTCTTCTTCGTGTTCCAATACCATTATCTAACGAGCGCCCAAGTATAGTTCATCCAAGAAACAATTACCGTCAGCCGATTGTAAAGAAAGAACGCCACTAA
- the spoIIAA gene encoding anti-sigma F factor antagonist — protein sequence MGLSTMFEVKKDVLVVRISGELDHHEAEALRDKWKEMMYNNPIKHVILNLEDVSFMDSSGLGVVLGRYKEVLQLGGEMVVCSVSAPVRRLFEMSGLFKIVRLEENEEHALFTLGVAS from the coding sequence ATGGGTCTTTCTACTATGTTTGAAGTTAAAAAAGATGTACTAGTCGTAAGAATATCCGGCGAATTAGATCATCATGAAGCAGAAGCATTGCGGGATAAGTGGAAGGAAATGATGTATAATAATCCCATAAAACATGTTATTTTGAATCTTGAGGATGTTTCATTTATGGATAGTTCAGGATTAGGTGTTGTGTTGGGCAGGTATAAAGAAGTATTACAGTTGGGTGGCGAAATGGTAGTTTGTTCCGTTTCTGCACCAGTGAGGCGACTGTTTGAAATGTCTGGTCTATTTAAAATTGTACGGTTGGAGGAGAATGAAGAACATGCGTTATTTACGTTGGGGGTGGCTTCATGA
- a CDS encoding GNAT family N-acetyltransferase, with product MLIRYKKNQEKIAMGLLSFMPEEKDVKKLQQTIKEYETNPDWHLFLWKEEDVLGAIGVRIEDDINAVVQHISVNPSHRSMGIGKKMVNEIKNMYEDKYAVCADDMTQQFYNKCDEPEQKNEEK from the coding sequence ATGTTAATTCGTTATAAAAAAAATCAGGAAAAGATTGCAATGGGTTTACTATCTTTTATGCCGGAAGAAAAAGATGTAAAAAAATTGCAACAGACAATAAAAGAATATGAGACGAATCCTGATTGGCATCTTTTTTTATGGAAGGAAGAAGATGTTTTAGGTGCGATAGGGGTAAGGATTGAGGATGATATTAATGCTGTTGTGCAGCATATTTCCGTAAATCCCTCGCATCGCAGTATGGGAATTGGCAAAAAGATGGTTAATGAAATTAAAAATATGTATGAAGATAAATATGCAGTATGTGCAGATGACATGACACAGCAATTTTATAACAAATGTGATGAACCGGAACAAAAAAATGAAGAAAAATGA
- a CDS encoding segregation/condensation protein A encodes MNESYQVKLDAFEGPLDLLLHLINQYEIDIYDIPVAQITEQYMNYIHTMQRLELNVASEYLVMAATLLALKSQMLLPNQEIDEEDEEYMEDPREELMQRLIEYRKYKDAAEKLKEKEIDANQIFTRPPVVFDYIDTKQPVTKGDTSIYDMIHALERMFERKKWNEPLETKVKRGDIPIEQRMTEVLRVVKSSKQGVAFDHLFQYPSRSHIVVTFMAILELMKSNEVQCKQEKHFDVLYVFYMGD; translated from the coding sequence ATGAATGAATCATATCAGGTGAAATTGGATGCTTTTGAGGGGCCGCTCGACCTATTGCTGCATTTAATTAACCAATACGAGATTGACATATATGATATTCCTGTTGCACAAATAACTGAGCAATATATGAATTACATACATACAATGCAACGCCTCGAATTGAACGTAGCCAGTGAATATCTTGTCATGGCGGCAACATTATTGGCATTAAAAAGTCAGATGCTCTTGCCCAATCAGGAAATTGATGAAGAAGATGAAGAATATATGGAAGATCCAAGGGAAGAGCTGATGCAGCGTCTGATTGAATACAGAAAATATAAAGATGCTGCAGAAAAATTAAAGGAAAAGGAAATCGATGCAAATCAGATTTTCACCAGGCCGCCGGTAGTATTTGATTACATCGATACCAAGCAGCCAGTGACAAAAGGCGATACATCCATCTATGATATGATTCATGCATTGGAAAGAATGTTTGAACGGAAGAAATGGAATGAACCGTTGGAAACAAAGGTTAAACGCGGTGATATTCCGATTGAACAGCGAATGACAGAAGTGCTGCGTGTCGTTAAAAGTTCAAAACAGGGTGTAGCGTTTGATCATTTGTTCCAGTACCCGTCCCGTTCCCATATTGTAGTTACATTTATGGCGATTTTGGAATTGATGAAAAGTAATGAAGTACAATGCAAACAGGAAAAACATTTTGATGTATTATATGTTTTTTATATGGGGGATTGA